The Bordetella sp. FB-8 genome includes a window with the following:
- a CDS encoding DUF192 domain-containing protein, whose translation MKNRRWLDTGSCLLVPLMALFISAQAKAHQFPQPQLPTVQLRVGSQVVTAEVARTTKEQELGLMFRKSLPDNHGMLFVFKKTQNVCFWMKNTPTPLSIAFIEADGTIIRIEDMAPETEVGHCSGKPILYALEMSQGWFSQNRVSIGDLIGYSESNLPPL comes from the coding sequence ATGAAGAATCGCCGTTGGTTGGATACAGGCTCATGCCTGCTCGTGCCGCTCATGGCATTGTTCATATCAGCGCAGGCAAAAGCGCATCAATTCCCCCAGCCACAATTACCGACAGTCCAACTTAGAGTCGGCAGCCAGGTGGTGACGGCTGAAGTCGCTCGCACGACCAAGGAGCAAGAACTCGGCCTCATGTTCCGCAAGAGTTTGCCCGACAACCACGGGATGCTCTTTGTTTTTAAGAAGACGCAGAACGTGTGCTTCTGGATGAAAAACACGCCCACACCGCTTTCCATCGCTTTTATTGAAGCGGATGGCACCATCATCAGGATCGAAGACATGGCCCCGGAAACCGAGGTGGGCCATTGTTCCGGCAAACCCATTCTCTATGCGCTCGAGATGTCCCAGGGCTGGTTTTCCCAAAATCGGGTGTCGATTGGCGATCTCATCGGGTACTCGGAGAGCAACCTGCCTCCCCTCTGA
- a CDS encoding DUF1173 family protein gives MKEYKTYPVEITLGGQTKTYSPAFQQEEQFAEGWKKVLVMSHGKALLRCLCGGAGEKRLSIHSISAIDKFHLARFPDSGPEHADDCIFWGADPNASGMSAYRRGVVEELDDGNTKIKLKIGLQQRSTKAPDEAEQAGAKPVQTNRKPGQTSMSLLGLLHYLWTQAGLNTWSPGMQGKRTMGVVHYHLQRIATSTYAGRIKLSQNLLIGAPAEGKQALMNQAKSQAASAERRRLVVIAPLAKHHDESELASTLPISTYHGIPHLLMNGELWETLQKRFSREINAWRSGNPSIAIVQTDPPKSSGGNMTAQVVDISLMSVSQDWIPVESSFEVLVAEKLVAEGRRFEKPLRFDADDVTFPDFWLKDVGAPIPMEVWGMTSTDYQTRKAEKSTYYDETYGKDGWWGWNGAAGDDLPDFPARLDQVDLDQAVS, from the coding sequence ATGAAAGAGTACAAAACCTACCCGGTGGAGATCACACTGGGCGGGCAAACGAAAACCTATTCGCCGGCATTCCAGCAAGAAGAACAGTTCGCCGAGGGCTGGAAGAAGGTGCTGGTCATGTCGCACGGCAAAGCCCTTCTGCGCTGCTTGTGCGGCGGTGCCGGAGAAAAGCGCTTGTCGATCCACAGCATCTCGGCCATCGACAAGTTTCACCTGGCGCGTTTTCCGGACAGCGGCCCCGAACACGCGGACGACTGCATCTTCTGGGGCGCTGATCCCAACGCCTCTGGCATGAGCGCCTACCGCCGCGGCGTCGTCGAAGAGCTCGACGACGGCAATACCAAGATCAAGCTCAAGATCGGCCTGCAGCAGCGCTCGACCAAAGCGCCCGACGAGGCGGAGCAAGCTGGCGCGAAGCCGGTGCAGACAAACCGCAAGCCCGGCCAGACCAGCATGTCGCTGCTGGGGCTGCTGCACTACCTCTGGACGCAAGCAGGCCTGAACACCTGGTCACCAGGGATGCAGGGCAAGCGAACGATGGGCGTAGTCCACTATCATCTGCAGCGGATCGCCACGAGCACCTATGCGGGGCGTATCAAACTATCCCAGAATCTCCTGATAGGCGCGCCGGCCGAAGGCAAGCAGGCGTTGATGAATCAGGCCAAAAGCCAGGCAGCGAGCGCCGAGCGGCGCCGGCTTGTAGTGATCGCGCCGCTGGCCAAGCATCACGATGAATCGGAATTGGCGTCGACCTTGCCGATCTCGACCTACCACGGTATTCCGCATCTTCTGATGAACGGCGAATTGTGGGAGACCCTGCAGAAGCGGTTCTCACGAGAGATCAATGCCTGGAGATCGGGCAATCCCTCCATCGCCATCGTGCAAACGGATCCGCCCAAATCCTCGGGTGGCAATATGACGGCCCAGGTCGTGGACATCTCGCTGATGTCGGTCTCGCAGGACTGGATCCCTGTGGAGTCCAGTTTCGAGGTGCTGGTGGCGGAAAAGCTCGTGGCCGAGGGCCGGCGTTTCGAGAAACCCCTGCGTTTCGATGCCGACGACGTGACCTTCCCCGACTTCTGGCTCAAGGACGTGGGTGCGCCGATACCGATGGAGGTATGGGGGATGACTTCTACCGATTATCAGACTCGCAAGGCCGAGAAATCGACGTATTACGACGAAACCTATGGCAAGGACGGCTGGTGGGGCTGGAACGGCGCCGCTGGAGATGACTTGCCTGATTTCCCGGCTCGCCTGGACCAGGTCGACCTCGACCAGGCCGTCAGCTAG
- a CDS encoding site-specific integrase: MSLRRDKKSGVWFVDLCPKVGARIRRSTGTTDKDQAQEYHDRLKASLWRLQAFGEEPDHTFADAAVRFLKESLGQRDYATKQRHIAYWRTKFVGRTVRSLTATQIVDALPTHRASKYGGNAPISNGTKNKYLTTIRRLLNLCYRWGWINRAPYLPRYSEPKVRVRWEPPETIRTLIQALRLPWMQDVAWVAVMTGMREDELFTLPPSQVHVANRSTWVEAPDAKSGESRSVPLNDIALEVLERRAAQAVKLGLPLVFTRGDSGVKIQQIDRRDWAQACQVAGIKNFRFHDLRHTWASWHVQGRMTGKSTPLLVLKELGGWKTLSMVLKYAHLAPSHHAEHAGNVKFTASSEPQKQTPLARAA; encoded by the coding sequence ATGTCACTCCGCAGAGACAAGAAGTCTGGTGTCTGGTTTGTTGACCTCTGCCCTAAAGTCGGAGCGCGAATTAGACGCTCTACTGGAACGACCGACAAAGACCAGGCGCAGGAGTACCACGACAGGCTAAAAGCCTCGCTGTGGCGCCTGCAAGCTTTCGGAGAAGAACCCGATCACACCTTCGCAGATGCGGCGGTTCGGTTCTTGAAAGAAAGCCTGGGCCAGCGCGACTACGCCACAAAACAGAGGCATATCGCGTACTGGAGAACCAAGTTTGTCGGCAGGACAGTGCGCTCTTTAACCGCAACGCAAATCGTCGATGCATTGCCCACGCACAGGGCGAGCAAGTACGGTGGCAACGCTCCCATTTCGAATGGCACGAAAAACAAGTATCTGACGACTATTCGTCGGTTGCTCAATCTCTGCTATCGCTGGGGCTGGATCAATCGGGCTCCATACCTGCCCAGATATTCCGAGCCGAAAGTGCGGGTTCGCTGGGAACCCCCGGAGACAATCCGCACCCTGATTCAGGCGCTACGCCTGCCCTGGATGCAAGATGTGGCTTGGGTAGCCGTGATGACGGGCATGCGCGAGGATGAACTCTTCACCCTGCCCCCGAGCCAGGTCCATGTGGCTAACCGCTCGACCTGGGTCGAAGCCCCTGACGCTAAATCCGGGGAGTCTCGGTCGGTTCCGCTCAACGATATCGCCCTGGAGGTCCTCGAGCGTCGGGCAGCCCAAGCAGTCAAGCTCGGGTTGCCGCTGGTTTTCACCCGGGGCGACAGCGGCGTGAAAATACAACAAATCGACCGCAGAGACTGGGCGCAGGCCTGCCAGGTTGCTGGGATCAAGAACTTCCGATTCCACGACCTTCGACATACCTGGGCTTCCTGGCACGTCCAAGGACGGATGACGGGCAAGAGCACCCCGCTACTTGTCTTGAAGGAGCTGGGCGGCTGGAAGACCCTCTCGATGGTCCTGAAGTACGCCCACCTGGCTCCGTCGCATCATGCGGAGCATGCCGGCAACGTCAAATTTACGGCAAGTTCTGAACCGCAAAAACAAACGCCGCTGGCTAGAGCGGCGTAA
- a CDS encoding HU family DNA-binding protein, protein MNKTELIDHIASKADISKAAAARSLDALIGAVKTTLKKGGTVTLVGFGTFAVSSRAARTGRNPRTGEAIKIKKAKVPKFRPGKALKDAVN, encoded by the coding sequence ATGAACAAAACTGAACTCATCGATCACATCGCCAGCAAGGCTGACATCTCCAAGGCCGCGGCAGCCCGCTCGCTCGATGCATTGATCGGTGCTGTCAAGACCACCCTGAAAAAGGGCGGCACGGTAACGCTGGTCGGCTTTGGTACGTTTGCCGTTTCGTCGCGCGCCGCGCGTACGGGCCGCAACCCGCGCACCGGCGAAGCTATCAAGATCAAGAAGGCCAAGGTGCCGAAGTTCCGCCCGGGCAAGGCGCTCAAGGACGCCGTGAACTGA
- a CDS encoding cystathionine gamma-synthase family protein — protein sequence MHKNGLTTEILHSDRKQSVEHGAVHKPMHPSSQYIYEDARELAAVFQGKAGYTYSRQGTPTTGALEAKITLMEDGVGSVSFASGMAAITAVLTTLLKRGDHLVSSKYVFGNTSSLLGTLADLGIEISFVDATDIDQVRAALRPNTRMVFAETIANPGTQIADLKGMGELCREHGVVYMVDNTMTSPSLFRPREVGASLVMNSLSKYIAGHGHALGGSITDTGLYDWSDYPNIAEPYRKGQPTGWGLLQIKKKGLRDMGGTLAAEPAHRIAIGAETLALRMERHCSNALALARFLQAHRGVAKVHYPGLAGHAQHARATELFGGRYGGLMGIELAEGIDCFDFMNRLRIVLLATHLGDTRSLALPAAHTIYYEMGPERRRQMGIVDSFIRLSVGIEDQADLIHDFDQALQASMPR from the coding sequence ATGCACAAGAACGGCCTGACCACCGAAATCCTGCATTCCGACCGCAAGCAATCCGTAGAACACGGTGCTGTGCACAAGCCCATGCACCCCTCGTCGCAGTACATCTACGAGGACGCCCGCGAATTGGCCGCCGTGTTCCAGGGCAAGGCGGGCTACACCTACTCGCGCCAGGGCACGCCGACCACCGGCGCGCTCGAGGCCAAGATCACCCTGATGGAAGACGGCGTGGGCTCGGTCAGCTTCGCCTCCGGCATGGCTGCGATCACCGCCGTCCTGACCACCTTGCTCAAGCGCGGCGACCATCTCGTCTCCAGCAAGTACGTCTTTGGCAATACCAGCAGTCTGCTCGGCACCCTGGCTGACCTGGGCATTGAAATCAGCTTCGTGGACGCCACCGACATCGACCAGGTGCGCGCGGCGCTGCGTCCCAACACCCGCATGGTCTTTGCCGAGACCATCGCCAATCCCGGCACGCAGATCGCCGACCTCAAGGGCATGGGCGAACTCTGCCGCGAGCATGGCGTGGTCTACATGGTCGACAACACAATGACCTCGCCGAGCCTGTTCAGACCGCGAGAGGTGGGTGCCAGCCTGGTGATGAACTCCTTGTCCAAGTACATCGCCGGCCATGGCCATGCCCTGGGCGGTTCGATCACCGATACCGGCCTCTACGACTGGTCGGACTATCCCAATATCGCCGAACCCTACCGCAAGGGACAGCCCACCGGCTGGGGGCTTTTGCAGATCAAGAAAAAAGGCCTGCGCGACATGGGAGGCACGCTGGCGGCCGAACCCGCGCACCGTATCGCCATCGGCGCCGAGACCCTGGCGCTGCGCATGGAAAGGCACTGCTCCAATGCCCTGGCGCTGGCGCGATTCCTGCAGGCGCACCGCGGCGTGGCCAAGGTGCATTACCCCGGCCTGGCCGGCCATGCGCAGCACGCGCGCGCCACCGAATTGTTCGGCGGCCGCTATGGCGGCCTCATGGGCATCGAGTTGGCCGAAGGTATTGATTGCTTCGACTTCATGAACCGCCTGCGGATCGTGCTGCTGGCCACGCATTTGGGCGACACGCGCAGTCTTGCGTTGCCGGCCGCGCACACCATTTATTACGAGATGGGCCCGGAGCGCCGCAGGCAGATGGGTATCGTCGATAGTTTCATTCGCCTTTCAGTAGGCATTGAGGACCAGGCCGATCTGATCCACGATTTCGACCAAGCCTTGCAAGCAAGCATGCCTCGATAA
- the rlmB gene encoding 23S rRNA (guanosine(2251)-2'-O)-methyltransferase RlmB: protein MASAQVLAGFHAVVARLRHAPDSIRDIYIEASRRDKRMQSLVEQAERAGRRLHPVPMERLDGLSGGTRHQGVVALADARQLAVSIDEVLDVIEGPAFLLILDGVTDPHNLGACLRTADAAGVHAVVAPRDRAVGLTSAVQRVACGAADTVPYITVTNLARTMRELKDRDIWLVGTDDQCEGNLHAVDARRAMAWVMGAEGEGMRRLTRETCDQLVRIPMLGSVESLNVSVASAVCLYETVRQRQT, encoded by the coding sequence ATGGCTTCGGCCCAAGTCCTGGCGGGTTTCCATGCAGTGGTCGCGCGCCTGCGCCACGCGCCTGATTCGATTCGGGACATCTACATCGAGGCCTCGCGCCGCGACAAGCGCATGCAGAGCCTGGTCGAGCAGGCCGAACGCGCCGGCCGGCGCCTGCACCCCGTGCCCATGGAGCGGCTGGACGGCCTGTCCGGCGGCACGCGCCATCAGGGCGTGGTCGCGCTGGCTGACGCGCGCCAACTGGCCGTGAGTATCGATGAAGTCCTGGATGTGATCGAGGGTCCGGCATTCCTGCTCATCCTGGACGGCGTCACCGATCCGCACAATCTGGGTGCCTGCCTGCGCACGGCGGATGCCGCCGGCGTGCACGCGGTCGTCGCGCCGCGCGATCGCGCCGTGGGATTGACCAGCGCCGTACAGCGCGTGGCCTGCGGCGCCGCCGACACCGTGCCCTACATCACCGTCACCAACCTGGCCCGCACTATGCGCGAACTCAAGGACCGCGATATCTGGCTGGTCGGCACTGACGACCAGTGCGAGGGCAATCTGCACGCCGTCGACGCGCGGCGCGCCATGGCCTGGGTCATGGGCGCCGAAGGCGAGGGCATGCGCCGGCTCACGCGCGAAACCTGCGACCAGTTGGTGCGCATCCCCATGCTGGGTTCGGTGGAAAGCCTGAACGTCAGTGTGGCCAGCGCCGTATGCCTGTACGAGACGGTACGACAGCGGCAAACCTGA
- a CDS encoding GntR family transcriptional regulator has protein sequence MNSTATLADALREEILSGQLLPGSLLSQTEIASRFGVSRIPVRDALQQLAAQRLVLVLPGKGARVIELTKDELAQLYDLRVLLECDLLRRSIEKAGPRDHAEVEYALRKSSLEAGRPGWGDGDWLFHAALYAPAGRARQLAMVQELRRNCVVHAARYDTLAERTAAWLDQHEGLFQSFRNGRIEEAVRRLERHIDAARVFLMDSLG, from the coding sequence ATGAACTCTACCGCCACGCTCGCCGACGCCCTGCGCGAAGAAATCCTCTCCGGGCAGCTTCTCCCCGGTTCGCTCCTGTCCCAGACTGAGATTGCGAGCCGGTTCGGCGTCAGCCGCATACCGGTGCGCGACGCGCTGCAGCAGTTGGCCGCGCAGCGGCTCGTGCTCGTTCTGCCTGGCAAGGGCGCGCGCGTCATCGAACTGACGAAGGACGAACTCGCGCAGCTCTACGACCTGCGGGTGCTGTTGGAGTGCGATCTGCTGCGGCGCTCGATCGAAAAGGCCGGTCCTCGAGATCATGCCGAGGTCGAATACGCCTTGCGCAAATCCAGCCTCGAAGCGGGCAGGCCAGGCTGGGGGGACGGCGACTGGCTGTTCCACGCGGCGCTCTACGCCCCGGCGGGGCGCGCGAGACAACTGGCCATGGTGCAGGAACTGCGCCGCAACTGCGTGGTGCATGCCGCCCGGTACGACACTTTGGCCGAGCGCACGGCCGCATGGCTCGACCAGCACGAGGGCCTTTTTCAGTCCTTCAGGAATGGGCGTATCGAAGAGGCAGTGCGCCGCCTCGAACGGCATATCGACGCGGCGCGCGTTTTTCTGATGGACAGCCTGGGCTGA
- a CDS encoding OsmC family protein, with translation MGQNYTSRIVWTGNRGQGTTHYRSYDRTWDIAVPGKPAVQCSNDPLLGGDPAKMNPEDLLLSALSACHMLWYLHYASDAGIVVTHYTDTPVGVGEVERSGAGRFISATLRPVATLRADADLQIARAIHHRIHEVCFIARSVSFPVSYEPRFIMEN, from the coding sequence ATGGGCCAGAACTACACCTCCCGCATCGTGTGGACGGGCAATCGCGGGCAAGGCACCACCCACTATCGAAGCTACGATCGGACCTGGGACATCGCCGTTCCCGGCAAGCCCGCGGTGCAGTGTTCGAATGACCCGCTGCTCGGCGGCGACCCCGCGAAGATGAATCCGGAGGACCTGCTGCTCTCTGCGCTCTCGGCCTGCCATATGCTCTGGTACCTGCACTATGCATCGGACGCCGGGATCGTGGTGACGCACTACACCGACACACCAGTCGGCGTCGGCGAAGTTGAACGCAGCGGGGCCGGCCGCTTCATTTCGGCCACGCTGCGGCCGGTCGCAACGCTGCGCGCCGATGCCGACCTGCAGATCGCGCGCGCGATCCACCACCGAATCCATGAGGTCTGCTTTATCGCCCGATCGGTGAGTTTTCCGGTTTCCTACGAACCGCGGTTCATCATGGAAAACTGA